A section of the Mangifera indica cultivar Alphonso chromosome 12, CATAS_Mindica_2.1, whole genome shotgun sequence genome encodes:
- the LOC123192407 gene encoding uncharacterized protein LOC123192407 isoform X2 — translation MKLALRTICPSLCNRCHMVSTASLSCRLGGLYCLYCLYETQTFKPSFKVYLSLGELNKLKDLVVEAKNLGIRVVPALVKRMLNKNMFLFGSVDLNEGSVMETVNQLADLQNARIKLAYEKLFASTRIDQFLHMDMGMEVDLSVLKKMSTEYTEAKKLAIEEASEVIDVENIKHILGDKESFGDVVEKITEKWNAEREVFYQQTSLNQQSAEEPKQLQQQDEQRGGDDGFEQELERLLLQT, via the exons ATGAAGCTAGCCCTTCGAACAATTTGTCCTTCTTTATGCAATCGTT GTCACATGGTCAGTACTGCTTCTTTATCATGCAGATTAGGTGGACTTTATTGCCTTTACTGCCTATACGAGACTCAAACATTTAAACCTTCTTTCAAGGTTTATCTCTCGTTAG GAGAGCTGAATAAACTTAAAGATCTTGTCGTTGAGGCGAAGAATTTGGGTATCAGAGTTGTACCTGCTTTGGTGAAAAGAATGCTGAATAAGAACATGTTTCTGTTTGGATCTGTAGACCTAAATGAAGGCTCTGTTATGGAGACAGTGAACCAACTCGCAGACTTGCAGAATGCCCGTATCAAACTTGCATATGAGAA ATTATTTGCTAGCACTAGAATTGACCAATTTCTCCACATGGACATG GGTATGGAAGTTGATCTGAGTGTGCTCAAGAAAATGTCAACAGAATATACAGAGGCCAAGAAACTAGCCATTGaag AAGCGAGTGAGGTGATTGATGTTGAAAACATAAAGCATATATTAGGTGATAAGGAATCATTCGGGGATGTAGTGGAAAAGATTACTGAGAAATGGAATGCCGAAAGAGAAGTATTTTATCAACAAACTAGCTTGAACCAGCAATCTGCTGAAGAACCAAAACAGTTACAACAGCAGGATGAGCAGCGAGGAGGTGATGACGGCTTCGAACAAGAACTGGAACGGCTACTACTTCAAACTTAA
- the LOC123192407 gene encoding uncharacterized protein LOC123192407 isoform X1: protein MDLSPFKRDIDELIDEFVESESTTLADMKKVWLSRKFTYIYEASPSNNLSFFMQSLYAHTIRHMVSTASLSCRLGGLYCLYCLYETQTFKPSFKVYLSLGELNKLKDLVVEAKNLGIRVVPALVKRMLNKNMFLFGSVDLNEGSVMETVNQLADLQNARIKLAYEKLFASTRIDQFLHMDMGMEVDLSVLKKMSTEYTEAKKLAIEEASEVIDVENIKHILGDKESFGDVVEKITEKWNAEREVFYQQTSLNQQSAEEPKQLQQQDEQRGGDDGFEQELERLLLQT, encoded by the exons ATGGATCTCTCTCCATTCAAACGGGACATTGATGAGCTAATAGATGAGTTTGTTGAG AGTGAATCAACAACTTTGGCTGATATGAAGAAAGTGTGGCTTTCCAGAAAGTTTACCTACATTTATGAAGCTAGCCCTTCGAACAATTTGTCCTTCTTTATGCAATCGTTGTATGCCCATACAATTC GTCACATGGTCAGTACTGCTTCTTTATCATGCAGATTAGGTGGACTTTATTGCCTTTACTGCCTATACGAGACTCAAACATTTAAACCTTCTTTCAAGGTTTATCTCTCGTTAG GAGAGCTGAATAAACTTAAAGATCTTGTCGTTGAGGCGAAGAATTTGGGTATCAGAGTTGTACCTGCTTTGGTGAAAAGAATGCTGAATAAGAACATGTTTCTGTTTGGATCTGTAGACCTAAATGAAGGCTCTGTTATGGAGACAGTGAACCAACTCGCAGACTTGCAGAATGCCCGTATCAAACTTGCATATGAGAA ATTATTTGCTAGCACTAGAATTGACCAATTTCTCCACATGGACATG GGTATGGAAGTTGATCTGAGTGTGCTCAAGAAAATGTCAACAGAATATACAGAGGCCAAGAAACTAGCCATTGaag AAGCGAGTGAGGTGATTGATGTTGAAAACATAAAGCATATATTAGGTGATAAGGAATCATTCGGGGATGTAGTGGAAAAGATTACTGAGAAATGGAATGCCGAAAGAGAAGTATTTTATCAACAAACTAGCTTGAACCAGCAATCTGCTGAAGAACCAAAACAGTTACAACAGCAGGATGAGCAGCGAGGAGGTGATGACGGCTTCGAACAAGAACTGGAACGGCTACTACTTCAAACTTAA
- the LOC123192920 gene encoding UTP--glucose-1-phosphate uridylyltransferase 3, chloroplastic, translating to MSYTVSIPQQNTRHQPRLLFSFTSKPTPFYSLSSLRFKRKPLLLSSSSTHHQSCPSITRVSTAPVEYAPPAPDFNFQQEISRLRNLVSKLSVCKSLKQKSSVLDTDSRVKHFFNSNHNHKYLARVFGELNLDSYQLFLIKCLIAAGQEHVLNLGGEFEESEVKSARNDVKRALYALVEMIERWDVNSTHQNGDFVVRNGFVLENEKVEDLNKLLKSLAEIEKFYDCIGGIIGYQVTVLELLSQSNFEKQKTSRLHQMNESMECQFLEVHVPSGLDLSQNTEYTSQAALWGIEGLPELGEIYPLGGSADRLGLVDPDTGECLPAAMLRYCGRTLLEGLIRDLQAREYLYFKLYGKQCITPVAIMTSAAKNNHELINSLCERLGWFGRGQSSFRLFEQPLVPAVSDKDGQWLVMRPFAPMCKPSGHGAIWKLASDKGVFKWFNDHGRKGATVRQVSNVVAATDLTLLALAGIGIHHRKKLGFASCKRSSRATEGINVLLEKKNLDGKWAYGLSCIEYTEFDKFESSGGPFSLNSLQAFPANTNILYVDLASAELVGSSNSKKSLPGMVLNIKKPVVYVDQFGDCQSVSGGRLECTMQNIADNFYNTYSSRCYKDIEEKLDTFMVYNERRRVTSSAKKKRKHTDMSLHQTPEGSLLDILRNAYDLLAQCNIKLAEIESNDKYIDSGPPYLILLHPALGVLWEVTRQKFNGGSISMGSELQIEVAEFLWKNVQLDGSLIILAENVMGSTRINKNGELILQYGHRCGRCKLHNVKVLNKGIDWACGDNTYWKHDVQRFEALKIILHGNAEFEASDVILQGNHVFEVPDGHKMKITSGNSGLAIQLEPIKKDMMDNGSWYWNYKISGTDILLEMIY from the exons ATGTCTTACACAGTTTCAATCCCTCAACAAAACACCCGCCACCAGCCTCGCTTGCTCTTCTCCTTCACTTCAAAACCTACACCGTTTTACTCTCTCAGCTCTCTCCGTTTTAAACGGAAGCCTCTTCTTTTGTCCTCTTCTTCAACTCATCATCAGTCATGTCCTAGCATCACACGTGTCTCCACCGCGCCTGTAGAGTACGCGCCTCCTGCACCTGATTTCAACTTCCAACAAGAAATCTCCCGCCTCAGAAACCTTGTTTCAAAACTCTCCGTTTGCAAGTCACTTAAACAAAAAAGTTCTGTCCTTGACACGGATTCGCGAGTAAAACACTTTTTTAATAGTAATCATAATCATAAATATTTGGCTAGGGTTTTTGGTGAACTTAATTTGGATAGCTACCAGTTGTTTCTGATCAAGTGTTTAATTGCGGCGGGGCAAGAGCACGTTCTAAACTTGGGAGGTGAATTTGAGGAGAGTGAAGTAAAGTCGGCGAGGAACGATGTGAAGAGGGCGCTTTATGCGTTGGTGGAGATGATTGAGAGATGGGACGTTAATAGTACCCATCAAAATGGGGATTTTGTGGTGAGAAATGGCTTCGTTTTGGAGAATGAGAAAGTTGAAGATTTGAATAAGTTGTTGAAGAGCTTGGCAGAGATTGAAAAGTTTTATGATTGTATTGGAGGAATTATTGG ATATCAGGTAACGGTGCTGGAGCTTCTTTCCCAATCAAATTTTGAGAAACAGAAGACAAGTCGATTACATCAAATGAATGAATCAATGGAATGCCAGTTTCTAGAAGTTCATGTTCCTAGTGGACTTGACCTTTCACAAAATACTGAGTATACTTCTCAAGCAGCACTATGGGGAATTGAG gGACTGCCAGAGCTAGGTGAAATTTATCCTCTGGGAGGATCTGCGGATAGACTTGGTTTGGTTGATCCTGATACAGGTGAATGTCTTCCTGCGGCAATGCTTCGTTATTGTGGAAGGACTCTATTGGAAGGTCTTATAAGAGATCTTCAG GCCAGAGAGTACTTGTACTTCAAGCTGTATGGCAAACAATGTATAACCCCTGTTGCCATCATGACAAGTGCGGCAAAGAACAATCATGAGCTTATCAATTCTCTTTGTGAAAGACTTGGATGGTTTGGAAGAGGTCAATCGAGTTTCCGACTTTTTGAACAG CCTCTTGTCCCTGCTGTTAGTGATAAAGATGGTCAATGGCTGGTCATGAGACCATTTGCACCTATGTGCAAGCCTAGTGGTCATGGTGCCATATGGAAACTTGCTTCCGACAAGGGTGTGTTCAAGTGGTTCAATGATCATGGAAGAAAGGGTGCAACTGTCCGACAAGTTAG TAATGTTGTGGCTGCTACAGACTTGACGTTACTGGCATTGGCAGGAATTGGTATACACCACAGAAAG AAACTAGGGTTTGCATCTTGCAAGAGAAGCTCACGGGCTACAGAGGGAATAAATGTTCTACTTGAGAAGAAGAACCTTGATGGGAAGTGGGCATATGGTCTATCATGCATTGAATACACTGAGTTTGATAAGTTTGAAAGCAGTGGTGGACCTTTTTCATTAAACAG TTTGCAGGCATTCCCTGCGAATACAAATATTCTATACGTGGATTTGGCTTCTGCAGAGTTAGTTGGTTCAAGTAATAGCAAAAAAAGTTTACCAGGCATGGTGCTAAATATAAAAAAGCCAGTTGTGTATGTGGATCAATTTGGTGACTGTCAGAG TGTATCTGGTGGAAGGCTGGAATGCACGATGCAAAATATTGCGGAcaatttttataatacatattcaTCTAGGTGTTACAAGGATATAGAAG AAAAATTGGATACATTTATGGTTTATAATGAGCGAAGAAGGGTAACATCATCAgctaagaagaagagaaaacatACAGACATGTCTCTGCACCAG ACTCCAGAAGGCTCATTGTTAGATATCTTGCGGAATGCATATGATCTTCTTGCCCAATGCAATATTAAACTAGCTGAG ATTGAAAGTAATGACAAATATATTGATTCTGGACCTCCGTATCTTATCCTTCTGCACCCGGCCCTTGGCGTACTTTGGGAGGTAACAAGGCAGAAG TTTAATGGAGGCTCCATTTCCATGGGCTCAGAGTTGCAAATAGAGGTTGCAGAGTTTTTGTGGAAGAATGTTCAG CTTGATGGAAGCCTAATAATTTTGGCTGAAAATGTTATGGGCTCAACTCGGATCAATAAAAATGGTGAACTGATATTACAGTATGGACATAG GTGTGGAAGATGTAAACTGCATAATGTCAAAGTACTGAATAAAGGAATTGACTGGGCCTGTGGAGACAATACATACTGGAAGCATGATGTGCAACGGTTTGAGGCACTTAAGATCATACTGCATGGAAATGCAGAATTTGAGGCTAGTGATGTCATTTTACAG GGAAATCATGTTTTTGAAGTCCCTGATGGCCACAAAATGAAGATCACTTCTGGAAATTCAG GTTTAGCTATTCAGTTGGAACCTATTAAAAAGGATATGATGGATAACGGAAGCTGGTATTGGAACTACAAGATAAGTGGCACCGATATTTTGCTGGAAATGATATACTAA